Proteins encoded by one window of Emticicia oligotrophica DSM 17448:
- a CDS encoding DUF502 domain-containing protein — protein MTERTIPSRLLSYFIRGLLFVAPIGFTIYILLGAFDFVDNIIRIRIPTGDPNRDLIIPGLGSMIIVLGTMVIGFTFSVLLPQTIQNIIENAIGHLPLVRIFYFAFKDLISAFVGDKRKFTQAAIVQINKETSVHKIGFITQNDLSNLGVNNLIAVYFPHSYAFSGELVLVPKENVQMLDMPSAEVMKLIVSGGVSIKE, from the coding sequence ATGACAGAAAGAACTATCCCTAGTAGGCTATTATCATATTTTATTCGAGGATTATTGTTTGTTGCCCCAATTGGATTTACTATATATATCCTTTTAGGAGCCTTTGACTTTGTAGATAATATTATTCGAATTAGGATTCCAACTGGAGATCCCAATCGAGACTTAATAATTCCGGGCTTGGGTTCAATGATAATTGTGCTTGGAACCATGGTGATTGGTTTTACATTCTCGGTTTTATTGCCTCAAACAATACAAAACATTATAGAAAATGCAATTGGTCATCTTCCCTTAGTTAGAATTTTTTATTTTGCTTTCAAAGATTTAATCTCTGCCTTTGTTGGTGATAAACGGAAATTTACACAGGCAGCCATCGTACAAATAAATAAAGAGACAAGTGTTCATAAAATTGGTTTCATTACACAAAATGATTTGAGTAATTTAGGCGTTAATAATCTAATAGCTGTTTATTTTCCGCATAGTTATGCATTTTCGGGAGAACTTGTGTTAGTGCCCAAAGAAAACGTACAGATGCTTGATATGCCAAGTGCTGAAGTGATGAAGTTAATTGTTTCAGGTGGGGTTTCAATCAAAGAATAA